From a region of the Streptomyces venezuelae genome:
- a CDS encoding WD40 repeat domain-containing protein: protein MNGSEDGEREPRRYLIATVVAEYLKNRDWNRPELLEARTRVVDLFTGPLGYRLHDPLPQNPTGRQLTDALRAFCTSPERREDDLLTIYLSCHGEILDDGEEHVLLTADTDPEDLTYTALPTADLTRAVLRGSRIRRVLLLLDACYVGQGGNQLAAGALQRLGAAWGRSSGSGLVVVSSAQPDQAAATGTFPKLLEEAVTSLSVAGHAPRTLPVDALVQHMNASNDLPGHQRIGVTMVGLDGEPPAFFPNPRHDIRLTEVDLAVQRAAAFDEQDRRRETEFTSRLLVRAMGDHGGAGATAWWFSGRRTALSDLASWLNDRGGGDRSVCRVVTAGPGSGKTAVLGLVAALTHPERRRTVPLHTLDLPTGLLDTDAVDAAVYAQRLTDTDVLEAVCAAARVRAGTVGELLEALGARTRPLTVLIDALDEAATPGTLCSAVLRPLIEHSGGRIRLLLGTRPYLLPRLGIGPADTIDLDDARYADPEALAVYAARNLLEAHATSPYRDRIQAVRPVAEAVARAAGHSFLIARLTAGTLAAAPGIPDADDPAWRASLPRHAGDAMRHDLRQRLGDDARRATDLLRPLAYSQGQGLPWEDVWAPLATAISGRTYTDDDLVWLRDEAGSYVVEATENGRSAYRLYHEAMAEYLREGTEPRTMHAAYTRVLTARVPWHIDVTQDWSRAHPYALAHLAHHAAQAGCLDGVLASSEYLVHAEPRGLTPYLHSAHGDTARLAAAVYRTGLHLHKAVTPHTRRQTLALDAARAGAPDLHRSLTSRIPPGEWAPVWATGSTFNPALRDTLSGHTGSVYAVACAELGGRPLAVTTGQDGTVRVWDLATGRTVGRPLTGHTGSVHAVACTELDGRPLAVTTGQDGTVRVWDLATGRTVGRPLTGHTGSVHAVACTELDGRPLAVTTGEDGTVRVWDLATGHAIGSPLTGHTGWVQAVACTRLDGRPIAVTGGYDRTVRLWDLATGHAVGRPLAGHTGPVHAVACTERDGRPVAVTTGQDRTARVWDLAAGHAVGKPLTGHTGWVHAVACTERDGLPVAVTTGEDGTVRLWDLATGDTIGKPLTGHSGAVHAVACTALDGRPVAVTTGANDKTARVWDLDARHTVGEALFGHSGRVQSVACTERDGRPVAVTTGADDKSAHVWDLTTGLVVDSLTGHLAAVRSAACTGLDGPPVAVTGANDKTARSWDLATGRPFGPPLTSHLGAVTVVACTEIDGRPVVATTGENYETVRLWDLVTGRIIGKPLTGHSGWVHGVACTRLEGRPVAVTTGEDRTVRVWDLGTHRPVGEPLTGHVGAVHAVACTELDGRAVAVTTGAKDDVVRVWDLATGQSIGKPLVGHSDGVRTVACAVLDGRPVAATGGYDDTVRIWDLRTWSVTATILLSQPNAVAFTATGDLVIGFHNDIALFRRKPHAP from the coding sequence ATGAACGGTTCGGAGGACGGCGAGCGGGAGCCGCGCCGGTACCTGATCGCCACCGTGGTGGCCGAGTACCTGAAGAACCGCGACTGGAACCGGCCGGAACTGCTGGAGGCCCGCACCAGGGTCGTCGATCTGTTCACCGGCCCGCTCGGGTACCGCCTCCACGACCCGCTGCCGCAGAACCCCACCGGCCGGCAACTGACCGATGCCCTGCGCGCGTTCTGCACGTCGCCGGAGCGCCGGGAGGACGACCTGCTGACGATCTACCTGTCCTGTCACGGCGAGATCCTCGACGACGGCGAGGAACACGTCCTGCTCACCGCCGACACCGACCCCGAAGACCTGACCTACACCGCCCTGCCGACCGCCGACCTCACACGGGCCGTCCTGCGCGGTTCCCGTATCCGGCGGGTCCTGCTCCTGCTGGACGCGTGTTACGTCGGCCAGGGCGGCAACCAGCTGGCCGCCGGCGCGCTGCAGCGCCTCGGTGCGGCCTGGGGCAGGAGCTCCGGCTCGGGGCTGGTGGTGGTCTCCTCCGCGCAGCCGGACCAGGCTGCCGCGACCGGCACCTTCCCCAAGCTGCTGGAGGAGGCGGTCACCAGTCTCTCCGTGGCCGGGCACGCCCCGCGGACGCTCCCGGTGGACGCGTTGGTGCAGCACATGAACGCGTCGAACGACCTGCCCGGGCATCAGCGCATCGGCGTGACGATGGTGGGCCTGGACGGTGAGCCTCCGGCGTTCTTCCCCAACCCCCGCCACGACATCCGGCTGACCGAGGTCGACCTCGCCGTTCAGCGGGCCGCCGCCTTCGACGAACAGGACCGCAGGCGGGAGACGGAGTTCACGTCCCGGCTGCTCGTCCGCGCGATGGGCGACCACGGCGGCGCCGGGGCGACGGCATGGTGGTTCAGCGGCCGTCGCACCGCCCTGAGCGATCTCGCCTCCTGGCTCAACGACCGCGGCGGCGGCGACCGGTCGGTGTGCCGGGTGGTGACCGCGGGCCCCGGCTCGGGCAAGACGGCCGTGCTGGGACTGGTCGCCGCGCTCACCCACCCCGAACGGCGCCGGACCGTCCCCCTGCACACCCTCGACCTGCCCACCGGCCTGTTGGACACCGACGCGGTCGATGCCGCCGTCTACGCCCAGCGGCTGACCGACACCGATGTCCTGGAGGCCGTCTGCGCCGCCGCCCGCGTCCGGGCCGGGACCGTCGGCGAACTCCTCGAAGCCCTCGGCGCGCGCACCCGGCCGCTGACCGTCCTCATCGACGCCCTCGACGAGGCCGCCACCCCCGGCACCCTCTGCAGTGCGGTGCTGCGCCCGCTGATCGAGCACTCCGGCGGCCGCATCCGCCTGCTCCTCGGTACCCGCCCCTACCTCCTGCCCCGCCTCGGCATCGGCCCCGCCGACACCATCGACCTCGACGACGCCCGCTACGCCGACCCCGAAGCCCTCGCCGTCTACGCCGCCCGCAACCTGCTGGAAGCGCACGCCACCTCCCCCTACCGCGACCGGATCCAGGCCGTGCGGCCGGTGGCGGAGGCCGTCGCCCGGGCCGCCGGGCACTCCTTCCTCATCGCCCGCCTCACCGCAGGCACCCTCGCCGCGGCCCCGGGCATCCCCGACGCGGACGACCCCGCCTGGCGCGCGTCGCTGCCCCGGCACGCCGGCGACGCCATGCGCCACGACCTGCGCCAGCGCCTCGGGGACGACGCCCGGCGCGCGACCGACCTGCTGCGGCCGCTGGCCTACTCCCAGGGCCAGGGCCTGCCCTGGGAGGACGTCTGGGCACCCCTCGCCACCGCGATCTCCGGCCGCACCTACACGGACGACGACCTCGTCTGGCTCCGCGACGAGGCCGGCTCCTACGTCGTCGAGGCCACCGAGAACGGCAGGTCCGCCTACCGCCTCTATCACGAGGCGATGGCCGAGTACCTGCGCGAGGGCACGGAGCCCAGGACGATGCACGCGGCGTACACGCGTGTCCTCACCGCTCGGGTTCCCTGGCACATCGACGTCACCCAGGACTGGTCCCGCGCCCACCCCTACGCCCTGGCCCACCTCGCACACCACGCGGCCCAGGCCGGGTGCCTGGACGGTGTGCTGGCGAGCAGCGAGTACCTCGTCCACGCCGAACCCCGCGGCCTCACCCCGTACTTGCACAGCGCCCACGGCGACACGGCCCGGCTGGCCGCCGCGGTGTACCGCACCGGCCTCCACCTCCACAAGGCCGTCACCCCGCACACGCGACGCCAGACCCTCGCCCTCGACGCGGCCCGCGCCGGCGCCCCCGACCTGCACCGCAGCCTCACGAGCCGGATCCCGCCCGGCGAGTGGGCCCCCGTCTGGGCCACCGGCAGCACCTTCAACCCCGCCCTGCGTGACACCCTCTCCGGGCACACCGGCTCCGTGTACGCGGTGGCGTGTGCGGAGCTCGGCGGCCGTCCCCTCGCGGTCACCACCGGGCAGGACGGGACGGTGCGCGTCTGGGACCTGGCCACCGGCCGGACCGTCGGCAGACCCCTCACCGGCCACACCGGCTCCGTGCACGCGGTGGCCTGCACCGAACTCGACGGCCGTCCCCTCGCGGTCACCACCGGACAGGACGGGACGGTACGCGTCTGGGACCTGGCCACCGGCCGGACCGTCGGCAGACCCCTCACCGGCCACACCGGCTCCGTGCACGCGGTGGCCTGCACCGAACTCGACGGCCGTCCCCTCGCGGTCACCACCGGCGAGGACGGCACCGTACGCGTGTGGGACCTGGCCACCGGACATGCCATCGGCAGCCCCCTCACCGGCCACACCGGCTGGGTCCAGGCAGTGGCGTGCACGAGGCTCGACGGCCGCCCGATCGCCGTCACCGGCGGGTACGACAGGACGGTGCGCCTGTGGGACCTGGCCACCGGCCACGCCGTCGGCAGACCCCTGGCCGGCCACACCGGCCCCGTGCACGCGGTCGCGTGCACCGAACGCGACGGCCGCCCCGTCGCCGTCACCACCGGCCAGGACCGAACCGCACGGGTGTGGGACCTGGCCGCCGGCCACGCCGTCGGCAAACCGCTCACCGGCCACACCGGCTGGGTCCACGCGGTGGCGTGCACCGAACGCGACGGCCTCCCCGTCGCCGTCACCACCGGTGAGGACGGGACGGTGCGGCTGTGGGACCTGGCCACCGGGGACACCATCGGCAAACCCCTCACCGGCCACTCCGGAGCCGTGCACGCGGTGGCGTGCACGGCACTCGACGGCCGCCCCGTCGCCGTCACCACCGGCGCGAACGACAAGACGGCGCGCGTATGGGACCTCGACGCCCGCCACACCGTCGGGGAAGCCCTCTTCGGCCACTCGGGCCGGGTCCAGTCGGTGGCGTGCACCGAACGCGACGGCCGCCCCGTCGCCGTCACCACCGGCGCGGACGACAAATCGGCGCACGTATGGGACCTGACCACCGGCCTCGTCGTCGACAGCCTCACCGGCCACCTCGCCGCCGTACGTTCGGCGGCGTGCACCGGACTCGACGGCCCCCCGGTCGCCGTCACCGGCGCGAACGACAAAACGGCGCGCTCATGGGACCTGGCCACCGGCCGCCCCTTCGGCCCGCCCCTCACCAGCCACCTCGGCGCGGTGACCGTGGTGGCGTGCACCGAGATCGACGGCCGCCCCGTCGTCGCCACGACCGGGGAGAACTACGAGACCGTCCGGCTGTGGGACCTGGTAACCGGCCGGATCATCGGCAAACCCCTCACCGGCCACTCCGGCTGGGTCCACGGGGTGGCGTGCACGAGACTCGAAGGCCGTCCCGTCGCCGTCACCACCGGCGAGGACAGAACCGTACGGGTGTGGGACCTCGGCACCCACCGGCCCGTCGGCGAACCGCTCACCGGCCACGTCGGCGCCGTGCACGCGGTGGCCTGCACCGAACTGGACGGACGCGCCGTCGCCGTCACCACCGGCGCGAAGGACGACGTCGTGCGGGTGTGGGACCTGGCCACCGGGCAGAGCATCGGCAAACCCCTCGTCGGCCACTCGGACGGGGTGCGGACGGTGGCGTGTGCGGTGCTGGACGGCCGACCCGTCGCCGCCACCGGCGGGTACGACGACACCGTGCGGATATGGGACCTGCGCACGTGGTCGGTCACCGCGACGATCCTCCTCAGCCAACCGAACGCCGTCGCCTTCACCGCCACCGGCGACCTCGTCATCGGCTTCCACAACGACATCGCCCTCTTCCGCCGCAAGCCGCACGCCCCGTGA
- a CDS encoding bifunctional [glutamine synthetase] adenylyltransferase/[glutamine synthetase]-adenylyl-L-tyrosine phosphorylase, translated as MTVPGRRSSTFIRLLRSGFTDPTAAARLLDADALAAVRADPVLLDALGATADPDLALLGLVRLAEAQPDGELPGLLDTLVSAKPLRDRLLGVLGASEALGDHLARHPRDWLGLVTYEAADLHPGLPEFEVGLADAHDPVGLRVAYRRCLLSIAARDVCGTIDVAQTAAELADLATATLRAALRIASAAAPEDAALCRLAVIAMGKCGGNELNYVSDVDVIFVGDAAPGADEAKALQAATRLASHLMRICSETTVEGTIWPVDANLRPEGRNGPLVRTLSSHLAYYQRWAKTWEFQALLKARAVAGDEALGAEYIAAISPLVWQAAERENFVADVQKMRRRVVDNIPAAQVDRELKLGPGGLRDVEFAVQLLQLVHGRSDATLHSGSTLDALHALAAGGYVGRADAAQLHDAYRFLRAMEHRIQLYRLRRTHLVPEDENDLRRLGRSMGLRTEPVAELNKAWRRHASVVRRLHEKLFYRPLLDAVAQLTPGETRLSPRAAGQRLEALGYADPASALRHLEALASGVTRKAAIQRTLLPVMLGWFADSADPDAGLLNFRKVSDALGKTPWYLRLLRDEGAAAENLARVLSAGRLAPDLLMRAPEAVALLGDPEGLQPRSHEALEQEVLAAVGRADTPEAAVAAARGVRRRELFRTTAADIIGSYGTEDNPAEEDHGALVDRVGGAVSDLTAATVAGALRAAVHSHYGDTLPTRFAVIGVGRFGGHELGYGSDADVLFVHEPREGVDEQEAAKAAQTVIAEMRRLLQLPTTDPPLLIDADLRPEGRSGPLVRTLASYAAYYRRWSLTWESQALLRAEPVAGDADIGTRFIELIDPLRYPMEGLGEDAVREIRRLKARMESERLPRGADPTLHTKLGRGGLSDVEWTVQLIQMRHAWAEPGLRTTRTREALAAAHAAGLIPTEEAQILDEAWVLATRVRNAVMLVRGRAGDTFPTEARELAAVGRYLGYAEGTVGELLDDYRRITRRARAVVDELFYGA; from the coding sequence ATGACGGTCCCGGGACGCAGGAGCAGCACCTTCATCCGGCTGCTGCGCAGCGGCTTCACCGACCCCACCGCCGCCGCCCGGCTGCTCGACGCCGACGCGCTGGCGGCCGTACGCGCCGATCCCGTGCTGCTCGACGCCCTCGGCGCGACCGCCGACCCCGACCTCGCCCTCCTCGGCCTCGTCCGGCTCGCCGAGGCCCAGCCCGACGGCGAACTGCCCGGGCTCCTCGACACCCTCGTCAGCGCCAAGCCGCTGCGCGACCGGCTGCTCGGGGTGCTGGGCGCCTCCGAGGCCCTCGGCGACCACCTCGCCCGCCACCCCCGCGACTGGCTCGGCCTCGTCACCTACGAGGCCGCCGACCTGCACCCCGGGCTCCCCGAGTTCGAGGTCGGACTCGCCGACGCGCACGACCCCGTCGGCCTGCGCGTCGCCTACCGCCGCTGCCTGCTCTCCATCGCCGCCCGCGACGTCTGCGGCACCATCGACGTCGCCCAGACCGCCGCCGAGCTCGCCGACCTGGCCACCGCGACCCTCCGCGCGGCCCTGCGGATCGCCTCCGCGGCCGCCCCCGAGGACGCCGCGCTGTGCCGGCTCGCCGTCATCGCGATGGGCAAGTGCGGTGGCAACGAGCTGAACTACGTCTCCGACGTCGACGTCATCTTCGTCGGCGACGCGGCCCCCGGCGCCGACGAGGCCAAGGCCCTCCAGGCCGCCACCCGTCTCGCCTCCCACCTGATGCGGATCTGCTCGGAGACCACCGTCGAGGGCACGATCTGGCCCGTCGACGCCAACCTCCGCCCCGAGGGCCGCAACGGCCCCCTCGTCCGCACCCTCTCCTCCCACCTGGCCTACTACCAGCGCTGGGCCAAGACCTGGGAGTTCCAGGCCCTCCTCAAGGCCCGCGCCGTGGCCGGCGACGAGGCCCTGGGCGCCGAGTACATCGCCGCCATAAGCCCGCTGGTCTGGCAGGCCGCCGAACGCGAGAACTTCGTCGCCGACGTCCAGAAGATGCGCCGCCGCGTCGTCGACAACATCCCCGCCGCCCAGGTCGACCGCGAGCTCAAACTCGGCCCCGGCGGCCTGCGCGACGTCGAGTTCGCCGTCCAGCTGCTCCAGCTCGTGCACGGCCGCAGCGACGCCACCCTGCACTCCGGCAGCACCCTCGACGCCCTGCACGCCCTCGCCGCCGGCGGCTACGTCGGCCGCGCCGACGCCGCCCAACTGCACGACGCGTACCGCTTCCTGCGCGCCATGGAGCACCGCATCCAGCTCTACCGGCTGCGCCGCACCCACCTCGTCCCCGAGGACGAGAACGACCTGCGGCGCCTCGGCCGTTCCATGGGCCTGCGCACCGAACCGGTCGCCGAGCTCAACAAGGCCTGGCGCCGGCACGCCTCCGTGGTCCGGCGCCTGCACGAGAAGCTCTTCTACCGGCCGCTGCTCGACGCCGTCGCCCAGCTCACGCCCGGCGAGACCCGGCTCTCCCCGCGCGCCGCCGGCCAGCGCCTCGAAGCCCTCGGCTACGCCGACCCGGCCTCGGCCCTGCGCCACCTCGAAGCCCTCGCCTCCGGCGTCACCCGCAAGGCCGCCATCCAGCGCACCCTGCTGCCCGTGATGCTCGGCTGGTTCGCCGACTCCGCCGACCCGGACGCCGGCCTGCTGAACTTCCGCAAGGTCTCCGACGCCCTCGGCAAGACCCCCTGGTACCTGCGCCTGCTCCGCGACGAGGGCGCCGCCGCCGAGAACCTCGCCCGCGTCCTGTCCGCCGGGCGCCTCGCCCCCGACCTGCTGATGCGCGCCCCCGAGGCCGTGGCCCTGCTCGGCGACCCCGAAGGCCTGCAGCCCCGTTCCCACGAGGCCCTGGAGCAGGAGGTCCTCGCCGCCGTCGGCCGCGCCGACACCCCCGAGGCCGCCGTCGCCGCCGCCCGCGGGGTGCGCCGCCGCGAGCTCTTCCGGACCACCGCGGCCGACATCATCGGCTCGTACGGTACGGAGGACAACCCGGCCGAGGAGGACCACGGAGCCCTCGTCGACCGGGTCGGCGGAGCCGTCTCCGACCTCACCGCCGCCACCGTCGCCGGGGCCCTGCGCGCCGCCGTCCACAGCCACTACGGCGACACCCTGCCCACCCGCTTCGCCGTCATCGGCGTCGGCCGCTTCGGCGGCCACGAACTCGGCTACGGCTCCGACGCCGACGTCCTGTTCGTCCACGAACCCCGCGAGGGCGTCGACGAGCAGGAGGCCGCCAAGGCCGCCCAGACCGTCATCGCCGAGATGCGCAGGCTGCTCCAGCTGCCCACCACCGACCCGCCGCTGCTCATCGACGCCGACCTGCGCCCCGAAGGCCGTTCCGGCCCGCTGGTGCGCACGCTGGCCTCCTACGCCGCCTACTACCGTCGGTGGTCCCTGACCTGGGAGAGCCAGGCCCTGCTGCGCGCCGAACCGGTCGCGGGCGACGCCGACATCGGCACCCGCTTCATCGAGCTGATCGACCCGCTGCGCTACCCGATGGAGGGGCTCGGCGAGGACGCCGTACGCGAGATCCGCCGGCTCAAGGCCCGCATGGAGTCGGAGCGGCTGCCGCGCGGGGCCGACCCGACCCTGCACACCAAACTCGGCCGCGGCGGCCTCAGCGACGTCGAGTGGACCGTCCAGCTGATCCAGATGCGGCACGCGTGGGCCGAACCGGGCCTGCGCACCACCCGTACCCGCGAGGCCCTGGCGGCCGCCCACGCGGCCGGGCTGATCCCGACCGAGGAGGCACAGATCCTCGACGAGGCCTGGGTCCTGGCGACCCGGGTCCGCAACGCCGTGATGCTGGTGCGCGGGCGGGCCGGGGACACCTTCCCGACCGAGGCCCGGGAACTCGCGGCCGTGGGCCGCTACCTCGGCTACGCCGAGGGAACGGTCGGGGAGTTGCTGGACGACTACCGCCGCATCACCCGCCGCGCGCGGGCGGTGGTGGACGAACTGTTCTACGGGGCGTAG
- a CDS encoding GNAT family N-acetyltransferase, translating to MTQTLRHLRDDGFARTHLWTLRDTPQSRRFYTKCGFTESGTARTHDFGDGNPLVQVAYERSLTPP from the coding sequence ATGACGCAGACGCTCCGGCACCTGCGCGACGACGGGTTCGCCCGCACGCACCTGTGGACGCTGCGCGACACCCCGCAGTCCCGCCGCTTCTACACCAAGTGCGGGTTCACCGAGAGCGGCACCGCGCGCACCCACGACTTCGGCGACGGGAACCCCCTCGTCCAGGTCGCGTACGAGCGGTCGTTGACACCCCCATAG
- a CDS encoding CAP domain-containing protein: MQKHRKKTSYKKIVIGVGALAIVGVPTAAMACFDGQDGGNGRTRTVSHQQQRPWQWTPSATPSTLAPVDAPLPTETPGSSPSEASPSSPATTAPPVVQTTPPAQPKPAKPPVATKKPQAPQPSKPAAPPASGDVAAVLALVNQERASAGCQAVSLNAKLTKAAQDHSADMASHGNMSHTGSDGSDPGARITRAGYTWSTYGENVAYGYSTPEKVMEGWMNSQGHRENILNCSFKEIGIGLAQPGSYWTQDFGTAR, from the coding sequence ATGCAGAAGCATCGGAAGAAGACGTCCTACAAGAAAATAGTCATCGGCGTCGGCGCGCTCGCCATCGTGGGTGTTCCCACCGCCGCCATGGCCTGCTTCGACGGCCAGGACGGCGGCAACGGGCGGACGCGGACCGTGAGCCACCAGCAGCAGCGCCCGTGGCAGTGGACGCCCTCGGCCACCCCGAGCACCCTGGCGCCCGTGGACGCGCCTCTGCCGACCGAGACGCCGGGCAGCAGCCCCTCCGAGGCCTCTCCGAGCAGCCCCGCCACCACCGCCCCGCCCGTCGTGCAGACCACGCCGCCCGCGCAGCCCAAGCCCGCGAAGCCGCCGGTCGCCACGAAGAAGCCGCAGGCACCCCAGCCGTCGAAGCCCGCCGCCCCGCCGGCCTCCGGTGACGTCGCCGCGGTCCTCGCGCTCGTCAACCAGGAGCGCGCCTCCGCCGGCTGCCAGGCCGTCTCCCTCAACGCGAAGCTCACGAAGGCCGCGCAGGACCACAGTGCCGACATGGCCTCCCACGGCAACATGTCCCACACCGGTTCCGACGGCTCGGACCCGGGCGCGCGGATCACCCGCGCCGGGTACACGTGGAGCACCTACGGCGAGAACGTCGCCTACGGCTACAGCACTCCCGAGAAGGTCATGGAGGGCTGGATGAACAGCCAGGGCCACCGGGAGAACATCCTGAACTGCTCCTTCAAGGAGATCGGTATCGGCCTGGCGCAGCCCGGCTCCTACTGGACGCAGGACTTCGGCACGGCCCGCTGA
- a CDS encoding PIG-L family deacetylase, with translation MSDSWQGPGERNPQGVPSGSGWERQTRPPERTQQQPHPAEQIPQPYPPEQAARPHPPEQAHRPHPAEQIPQPYPAEQAAKPHPPEQAHRPHPAEEIPQPYPPEQGSQAHPAERSYQGRPQEPHPYAHLPRQVHRAVSHGELAAPRAEPPVVAGPAAPAPRAGATEAPEVPAAREASAPAPEASAAAEAETSGSRRQARRRARTRGKDGGAGDGARTRPRRRRRRAGLLKVVAFCVVTAVGGLLLLRGNELLDRLGSPTAPDKAAGTPTPAPDPPDPGRVLQVVAHPDDDLYFMNPDLRYSISAGRPVTSVYLTSGEADGINAGAAKAAVTKPDKPAYAEARQNGIRAAYAKMATGDRGSPWTRTVVPTRGGGQAEVDVLVAKPQVNLVWLQLREAGTVYDSAPDSLHGLWDGKVPRLDSMLASGSPVTQKFSYSKDQVVQTLVGVLEQYRPTTVRSQDPTPGRYHDTKRYTDHQDHFYGARFVQLATAAYAADVTDRPHFAVQNYAGYINGSLPSALDPDEAREKLDILGTYAWLDQQNHCNSPAGCGDLKISDQPGGNRWSDSINYTRGTSTSWLTSDAGHGLWAFKVLDGQVALWHRPGPAGRWKGPDLLPGTGMDPGVSTVTLPDGRIAAFGTRTSFGAKPTDYTREVVYAVQKQPGAEEFTQWQSLGTPETADETWTSDISAPAVSVDGTGQLAAYVRDGANSLRGRVQRADGSWGPWEKYGGTDLHGSPATATDGAGRRMVFSATSKSVVGWTQPKPGEPLGQVTATGLPDTTLPLTADGREGGVRLWFRKPGSGNVRTALITGEGGLKVSQMTDLGGLQGFGAVTASGHVLAGRTAGGQLGSEAGPGRPWERSPVLFVGAPSSTTTGKGMVSLAVVGLDARLYVTSSADAPNAHLAPWQPVGPRNAPPSP, from the coding sequence GTGTCCGACTCCTGGCAGGGCCCCGGGGAACGGAACCCGCAGGGCGTACCGAGCGGATCGGGGTGGGAGCGACAGACCCGGCCGCCGGAGCGGACCCAGCAGCAGCCGCACCCGGCGGAGCAGATACCGCAGCCGTACCCGCCGGAGCAGGCCGCGAGGCCGCACCCGCCGGAACAGGCCCACCGACCGCACCCGGCGGAGCAGATACCGCAGCCGTACCCGGCCGAACAGGCCGCGAAGCCGCACCCGCCGGAGCAGGCCCACCGACCGCACCCGGCCGAGGAGATACCGCAGCCGTACCCGCCGGAACAGGGCTCGCAGGCGCACCCGGCCGAGCGGTCCTACCAGGGGCGCCCGCAGGAGCCGCACCCTTACGCGCACCTGCCCCGGCAGGTCCACCGGGCGGTGTCGCACGGCGAGTTGGCTGCCCCGCGGGCCGAACCGCCCGTCGTGGCCGGGCCGGCCGCCCCGGCTCCGCGCGCCGGAGCGACCGAGGCTCCCGAAGTCCCCGCAGCCCGCGAAGCATCCGCACCCGCACCCGAGGCGTCGGCGGCCGCCGAGGCCGAGACGTCCGGCAGCCGCCGTCAGGCGCGCCGCCGGGCCCGGACCCGCGGCAAGGACGGCGGCGCCGGCGACGGCGCCCGAACCCGGCCTCGCCGTCGCCGCCGCCGGGCCGGCCTCCTCAAGGTCGTCGCCTTCTGCGTGGTCACCGCCGTCGGCGGCCTCCTCCTGCTCCGGGGCAACGAACTCCTCGACCGCCTCGGCTCCCCCACCGCCCCCGACAAGGCGGCCGGCACCCCCACCCCGGCCCCCGATCCGCCCGACCCCGGCCGGGTGCTCCAGGTCGTCGCGCACCCCGACGACGACCTGTACTTCATGAACCCGGACCTGCGGTACTCCATATCCGCCGGCCGGCCCGTCACCTCCGTCTACCTGACCTCCGGCGAGGCCGACGGCATCAACGCCGGCGCCGCCAAAGCGGCCGTCACCAAGCCCGACAAACCCGCCTACGCCGAGGCCCGCCAGAACGGCATCCGCGCCGCCTACGCCAAGATGGCCACCGGCGACCGCGGCAGCCCCTGGACGCGTACCGTCGTCCCGACCAGGGGCGGCGGCCAGGCCGAAGTCGACGTCCTCGTCGCCAAGCCCCAGGTCAACCTCGTCTGGCTGCAGCTCCGCGAGGCCGGCACCGTCTACGACAGCGCCCCGGACAGCCTGCACGGCCTGTGGGACGGCAAGGTTCCCCGCCTGGACTCCATGCTCGCGTCCGGCAGCCCGGTCACGCAGAAGTTCTCGTACTCCAAGGACCAGGTCGTCCAGACCCTCGTCGGCGTCCTGGAGCAGTACCGGCCGACCACCGTCCGTTCCCAGGACCCGACCCCCGGCCGGTACCACGACACCAAGCGGTACACGGACCACCAGGACCACTTCTACGGCGCCCGGTTCGTACAGCTGGCCACCGCCGCCTACGCCGCGGACGTCACGGACCGCCCGCACTTCGCGGTGCAGAACTACGCCGGCTACATAAACGGCTCGCTCCCCAGCGCCCTGGACCCGGACGAGGCCAGGGAGAAGCTGGACATCCTGGGCACCTACGCCTGGCTCGACCAGCAGAACCACTGCAACAGCCCCGCCGGCTGCGGCGACCTCAAGATCTCCGACCAGCCGGGCGGCAACCGCTGGTCGGACTCCATCAACTACACCCGCGGCACCAGCACCAGCTGGCTCACCTCCGACGCCGGGCACGGGCTGTGGGCCTTCAAGGTGCTGGACGGCCAGGTGGCGCTCTGGCACCGGCCCGGTCCCGCCGGCCGCTGGAAGGGCCCGGACCTGCTCCCCGGTACCGGCATGGACCCGGGTGTGAGCACCGTGACCCTGCCGGACGGCCGGATAGCCGCCTTCGGCACCCGCACCTCCTTCGGCGCGAAGCCCACCGACTACACGCGTGAGGTCGTCTACGCCGTCCAGAAGCAGCCGGGGGCCGAGGAGTTCACGCAGTGGCAGTCGCTCGGCACCCCCGAGACCGCGGACGAGACGTGGACCTCCGACATCAGCGCCCCGGCCGTATCGGTCGACGGCACCGGCCAGTTGGCGGCGTACGTCCGTGACGGCGCGAACAGCCTGCGCGGCCGGGTGCAGCGGGCGGACGGCAGCTGGGGGCCCTGGGAGAAGTACGGCGGCACCGACCTGCACGGCTCCCCGGCCACCGCGACCGACGGCGCCGGGCGGCGCATGGTGTTCTCCGCCACCTCCAAGTCGGTGGTGGGCTGGACGCAGCCGAAGCCGGGCGAGCCGCTGGGCCAGGTCACGGCCACCGGACTGCCGGACACCACGCTGCCGCTGACCGCGGACGGCCGCGAGGGCGGGGTACGGCTGTGGTTCCGCAAGCCCGGCTCCGGCAACGTCCGTACCGCGCTGATCACGGGCGAGGGCGGGCTGAAGGTGAGCCAGATGACCGACCTCGGCGGCCTCCAGGGCTTCGGCGCGGTGACGGCGAGCGGGCACGTGCTGGCGGGCCGCACGGCGGGCGGCCAACTGGGCTCGGAGGCCGGGCCGGGACGGCCGTGGGAACGCTCCCCGGTGCTGTTCGTCGGTGCGCCCTCCTCCACGACGACCGGCAAGGGCATGGTCAGCCTGGCGGTGGTGGGGCTCGACGCCCGCCTGTACGTGACCTCCTCGGCCGACGCGCCGAACGCGCACCTCGCGCCGTGGCAGCCGGTGGGCCCGCGCAACGCACCGCCGTCTCCCTGA